DNA sequence from the Amycolatopsis sp. Hca4 genome:
CATCACCGAACACGACGGAGGTCTTCGTGTCCCACCGTAATGCCCGGTTGACCCTGCACGGCCGCCGGTTGCTGATCGACCGGGTCACCGCGGGACGCCCGGTCGCCCATGTGGCCGCCGAACTCGGGATCTCCCGTGCGACCGGGCACAAATGGGTCCGCCGCTACCGCCAGCACGGCGAAGCCGGCCTGCACGACCGTTCCAGCAGGCCCCACCACACGCCCACCCGTCTCCCGGAGCGGACCGAGCAGCAGATCCTTGACCTGCGTCGGAACCGACGTCTCGGCCCGGCCCGCATCGCCGGCATCCTCGGCATGCACGCCTCGACCGTGCACCGCGTCCTGACCCGCCACCACCTGCCGAAACTGGCCTGGCTGGACCGCCCGACCGGACAACCGATCCGCCGCTACGAACGCGCCCGGCCCGGCGAGCTGCTGCATGTCGATGTGAAGAAACTCGGCCGGCTGCGCGAGGGCGGCGGCTGGCGAGCACACGGCCGCGACAGCCTCGAACGCCGCCGCGCCCGCTACGGAGCCCGCGTGGGTTACGAGTACGTCCACTGCGCCATCGACGACCACACCCGCATCGCCTACGCCGAAATCCACCCCGACGAAACCGCCGCCACATGTGCTGGGTTCCTCCGCCGCGCCGCCACTGCCTTGGCTGAGCTGGGCGTCGACCGGATCGAACGAGTCATGACCGACAACGCCCTGGCCTACCGCCGCTCCCACGCCTGGCGTGACGCCCTGGCCAGCATCGGCGCCGAAGCCCGCTTCACCCGCCGCTACCGGCCGCAAACCAATGGCAAAGCCGAACGCTTCAACCGCACCCTCGCCGAAGAATGGGCCTACGCCCAGCCCTTCACCAGCTCACACCACCGCGCCGAAGCCCTGCCAGAGTTTCTCCACCGCTACAACCAT
Encoded proteins:
- a CDS encoding IS481 family transposase, producing MSHRNARLTLHGRRLLIDRVTAGRPVAHVAAELGISRATGHKWVRRYRQHGEAGLHDRSSRPHHTPTRLPERTEQQILDLRRNRRLGPARIAGILGMHASTVHRVLTRHHLPKLAWLDRPTGQPIRRYERARPGELLHVDVKKLGRLREGGGWRAHGRDSLERRRARYGARVGYEYVHCAIDDHTRIAYAEIHPDETAATCAGFLRRAATALAELGVDRIERVMTDNALAYRRSHAWRDALASIGAEARFTRRYRPQTNGKAERFNRTLAEEWAYAQPFTSSHHRAEALPEFLHRYNHHRAHTSLGGKPPITRVNNLTGHYT